CCACTGGGACGCGTCGAGCACCACCCCCGGCCCGTCGCCGATCGCCGACCTGCTATTGGCGCCGGGACTACTCCGTGCCGGGGTCGGTGTGGAGGCGGATCTGCTTGATGCGGACGGACTCGTCGCCGTAGAGGTCGAGCTCGCGGTGGGCGCCGTCGGGGGCCCAGCCGGACTCGGTGTAGAAGGCGCGGAGGACGTCGTCGGTCGAGTTGACCCAGACGGTGACGCGGCGGAAGCCGTCGGCGCGGACCGTGTCGACGACGGCGTTCAGAAGGCGCGAGCCGTGGCCGGCGCGGGTCGCCTCGGGGCTGACGGCCAGCTCGGCGATCAACGCATCGTGCTGCGGGTCGGCGTCCGGGTCGTCGGACGGCGTGATGGCCGCGAAGCCGACCAGGGTGCGGCCGGCCAGCGCGACCATCACCCGGTTCCGCGCCTCGCCCGGAGCGACCAGCGCGGCCCGCCACTGGGCCGCGAACTGCGAAGGGTTGAGATCGGCCAGGACATCGGCCGGCAGCAGCCCGGCGTACGACGTACGCCAGGCCGCGACCTGAATCTCGCCGATCCCGTTGGCCTCCGCGGGCAGTGCGAGCCTCACGCTCGTCTCGGCCACCGGGGTGTCGCCTGACAGATCCGAGAGGTTGGCGGGTTCCGGTACGCCGAAGTCACTCATGACCGCCATCCTCCCAAGTCAGTACACGAGCTTGCGCAGCAGGGTCTCGGCCGGACCGCGGTAGGAACGCCGGCTCATCGCATACGCTCCGGCGACCGAGACGACCCAGACGCCGATCGCGACCAGCGCCGCGGTGTACGCCGTACTTCCGAACCGCAGGTCCAGCGTGAACGGGGCGAGCAGGATCATCCACGAGACCGACTGGAACAGGTACCCCGACAGCGACCGCTGACCGAGCGCGGAGATCGCGCGGACCGGCAGCGACAGCTTGCGGATCCGCAGGACGAGCAGGCCGAACAGAGCGACGTACCCAGGACCGCCGAACATGCCGGACACGTGGGACAGGAGGCTCAGCGTGTCCACTGCACTCTTGTCGACGTGCATCCAGCCGGCGCCGACCAGTGCGAGCGGCAGTCCGCCCAGAACGGTGATGCCGAGACCGCCGACGGCAACTCGGGTGAGCAAGCCCTTGTGGGCGCCCGGGTTCTCCAGCATCTGCTTGCGGGCGGCCCAGATACCGAGCCAGACGATCACGATGAAGCCCATGACGCTCGCGGCGTGCATCGGGTACTCGTGCAGCCGGTCGACCAGGCTGCCCAGGTACGACGAAGCGGCCAGCGACGGGTTCGGGGAGTTCGTCAGCGCGTGC
This Kribbella sp. NBC_00482 DNA region includes the following protein-coding sequences:
- a CDS encoding DUF418 domain-containing protein; translated protein: MTTTTSLPAVDHRGPVTGRERALAPDLIRGAMLLMIGLANSANFAFAGQPGVESAPHGFERILNFLKLTFVDARAYPVFAVMFGYGLVQLARRQRNSGATPGAVRRILLKRNAWLIGFGLVHATLLYFGDFLGAYGVVGIICTLFLLNRGDKFHRIVLAIWAFMAIEVLFVGAKAALAIANSAGPAHALTNSPNPSLAASSYLGSLVDRLHEYPMHAASVMGFIVIVWLGIWAARKQMLENPGAHKGLLTRVAVGGLGITVLGGLPLALVGAGWMHVDKSAVDTLSLLSHVSGMFGGPGYVALFGLLVLRIRKLSLPVRAISALGQRSLSGYLFQSVSWMILLAPFTLDLRFGSTAYTAALVAIGVWVVSVAGAYAMSRRSYRGPAETLLRKLVY
- a CDS encoding GNAT family N-acetyltransferase, with product MSDFGVPEPANLSDLSGDTPVAETSVRLALPAEANGIGEIQVAAWRTSYAGLLPADVLADLNPSQFAAQWRAALVAPGEARNRVMVALAGRTLVGFAAITPSDDPDADPQHDALIAELAVSPEATRAGHGSRLLNAVVDTVRADGFRRVTVWVNSTDDVLRAFYTESGWAPDGAHRELDLYGDESVRIKQIRLHTDPGTE